A genomic segment from Pseudomonas sessilinigenes encodes:
- a CDS encoding ADP-ribosylglycohydrolase family protein: MSPIQRALGAFYGLALGDALGMPTQSLSHEQIRQRFGSIHTLEDAGPDQPIAANMPKGSITDDTEQAILVGRLLVQGRGRIDPQELAQGLVEWEAAMRAKGSQDLLGPSTKHAIEMILAGYSVEESGRYGTTNGAAMRITPVAIATDVAEPQAFVQAVAQACQVTHNTSLGIASAAAVAAVVSAGINGAPLVEALALGMRLARQAEAHGYWVAGASIAARLEWAATLRVDGDKARFTRTLYELIGTSVASQESVVVSFALAGQVALGQLAAFEALCLAASLGGDTDTIAAILGAMLGACLGLDGWPGDLIALVRQVNKLDLQPLVEQLLALR; this comes from the coding sequence GTGAGCCCCATCCAGCGTGCGCTGGGAGCTTTCTACGGACTGGCCTTGGGCGACGCCCTGGGGATGCCGACCCAGTCCCTGAGCCATGAGCAGATCCGCCAACGTTTCGGCAGCATCCATACCCTGGAGGATGCCGGCCCGGACCAGCCGATCGCCGCCAACATGCCCAAGGGCTCGATCACCGATGACACCGAGCAGGCGATCCTGGTCGGGCGCCTGCTGGTGCAGGGGCGAGGCCGGATCGATCCGCAAGAGCTGGCGCAGGGCCTGGTCGAATGGGAAGCCGCCATGCGAGCCAAGGGTTCCCAGGATCTGCTGGGGCCTTCCACCAAACATGCCATTGAGATGATCCTCGCCGGGTATTCGGTGGAGGAGTCGGGGCGTTATGGCACCACCAATGGTGCAGCCATGCGCATCACCCCGGTGGCGATCGCTACCGATGTTGCCGAGCCGCAGGCCTTTGTCCAGGCCGTGGCCCAGGCCTGCCAGGTGACCCATAACACCAGCCTGGGCATTGCCAGCGCAGCGGCAGTGGCCGCGGTGGTGTCTGCGGGCATCAACGGGGCGCCGCTGGTCGAGGCCCTTGCCCTGGGGATGCGGCTTGCCCGCCAGGCCGAGGCGCACGGTTACTGGGTGGCCGGCGCGAGCATCGCTGCCCGCCTGGAGTGGGCCGCGACCTTGCGGGTCGATGGCGACAAGGCCCGGTTCACCCGGACGCTGTATGAACTGATTGGTACCTCGGTGGCCTCCCAGGAGTCGGTGGTGGTGAGTTTTGCCCTGGCCGGACAAGTGGCGCTGGGGCAGCTGGCGGCTTTCGAGGCGCTGTGCCTGGCCGCCAGCCTGGGCGGCGACACCGACACGATTGCCGCGATCCTCGGCGCCATGCTCGGCGCCTGCCTGGGCCTGGACGGCTGGCCTGGCGATCTGATCGCCTTGGTGCGGCAGGTCAATAAACTGGATCTGCAGCCTCTGGTAGAACAACTGCTGGCCTTGCGCTGA
- a CDS encoding purine-cytosine permease family protein, whose protein sequence is MSSSTAGQGAGQLETRGIEPVPEAECDGHPLQLFWVWFAANISILGLPLGATLVAFRGLSIWQVLLVAFLGSVGSFAVVGLISVAGRRGRAPSLTLSRAIFGVRGNIGPTLVSMLSRVGWETVNTTTAAFVLLSLSSILFQTPASAKDAPLLTLLFIAIFVLLTLSVSGLGHATLLLIQKWATYGFGALNVLVGGFLCATIDWTAVFNAAPAPMSAVLIGIGTMAAGTGIGWASSGADMSRYQRRSVTAGRLVASAAFGAGIPLVLLITLGGLLSVGNDHLASAVDPIIAIRDMLPTWMAVPYLVAAFGGLLLSNNLSVYSAGLTALTLGLKVKRVYAVLVDIVAIFIGSIYFMLIADSFYGPFISFISLLAVPITAWVGIFVMDLVHRHHYSAADLLDVSPTSAYWYQGGIEWRAFGAWLLAIVLGFCFTSIGTTAEDVWFTGPLANSWLGQNGLGWVVTFLVAGGGYGLLGGARDRRAGFAENANA, encoded by the coding sequence ATGAGTTCATCGACAGCCGGGCAGGGTGCCGGGCAACTGGAGACCCGTGGCATCGAACCCGTCCCCGAGGCGGAGTGCGACGGCCATCCGCTACAACTGTTCTGGGTCTGGTTCGCAGCCAATATCAGTATTCTCGGCTTGCCCCTGGGGGCGACGCTGGTAGCGTTTCGTGGCTTGTCGATCTGGCAGGTACTGCTGGTGGCGTTCCTCGGCTCGGTGGGCTCGTTCGCCGTGGTCGGCCTGATCTCGGTGGCCGGTCGGCGGGGGCGGGCTCCCAGCCTCACGCTGTCACGGGCGATCTTCGGGGTGCGGGGTAATATTGGCCCGACCCTGGTGTCGATGCTGTCCCGGGTGGGCTGGGAAACGGTGAATACCACCACGGCCGCCTTCGTCCTGCTGTCCCTGAGTTCGATCCTGTTCCAGACCCCGGCGTCGGCGAAGGATGCACCTTTGCTGACCCTGCTGTTCATCGCCATTTTCGTGCTGCTGACCCTGAGCGTATCGGGCCTGGGTCACGCCACCTTGCTGCTGATCCAGAAGTGGGCCACCTATGGTTTTGGCGCATTGAACGTGCTGGTGGGCGGGTTTCTCTGCGCCACCATCGACTGGACCGCCGTGTTCAATGCAGCTCCAGCACCCATGAGCGCCGTGTTGATCGGCATCGGCACCATGGCCGCGGGTACCGGTATCGGCTGGGCCAGCTCCGGGGCGGACATGTCGCGTTATCAGCGGCGCTCGGTCACCGCCGGCCGCCTGGTGGCCTCGGCCGCCTTCGGTGCCGGCATTCCGCTGGTACTTTTGATCACGTTGGGGGGCTTGCTGTCGGTGGGCAATGATCACCTGGCCTCGGCAGTCGATCCGATCATTGCCATCCGCGACATGCTGCCGACCTGGATGGCCGTGCCTTACCTGGTCGCCGCCTTCGGCGGGCTGCTGCTGTCGAACAACCTGTCGGTGTATTCCGCCGGCCTCACCGCATTGACCCTGGGCCTGAAGGTCAAGCGTGTCTATGCGGTGCTGGTGGACATCGTGGCGATCTTCATCGGCTCGATCTACTTCATGCTGATCGCCGACAGCTTCTATGGCCCCTTCATCAGCTTCATTTCCCTGCTGGCGGTACCCATCACCGCCTGGGTGGGGATCTTCGTGATGGACCTGGTCCACCGTCACCACTACAGCGCCGCCGACTTGCTGGATGTCAGCCCCACCAGTGCCTACTGGTACCAGGGCGGTATCGAATGGCGCGCCTTCGGCGCCTGGTTGCTGGCGATCGTCCTGGGTTTTTGCTTCACCAGCATTGGCACCACCGCCGAGGATGTCTGGTTCACCGGGCCTCTGGCCAATTCATGGCTAGGCCAGAACGGCCTGGGCTGGGTTGTCACGTTCCTGGTGGCCGGTGGTGGTTATGGGTTGCTGGGCGGGGCGCGGGACCGGCGTGCCGGTTTTGCCGAGAATGCCAATGCCTAG
- a CDS encoding PfkB family carbohydrate kinase yields MPRLLHSGQVIVDLAMPVECLPAPGGEVLAESARFDAGGGFNVMAAAARNGLPVVYLGRHGQGRFGDLAREAMQREGIQMSLACSPGADTGLCVVLTDASAERTFISHIGAEGELSTEDLAQVRVAADDYVYVSGYSLLQASKAQALLDWLLALPSDLPLMFDPGPLLGSVEPSLIAALLPRVGIWSSNRAEALQFTGCLDIDSALEHLAMRLAPEALLVLRDGPRGCWISQQGRHALVPGFQVEALDSNGAGDAHAGVFVAALAAGYAPLAAARRANAAAALAVTRRGPATAPGTAEVEAMLRAC; encoded by the coding sequence ATGCCTAGGCTGCTTCATAGCGGCCAGGTCATTGTCGATCTGGCGATGCCGGTGGAATGCCTGCCGGCGCCGGGGGGCGAGGTGTTGGCCGAGTCGGCACGCTTCGATGCCGGTGGCGGTTTCAATGTCATGGCGGCGGCGGCGCGTAACGGCTTGCCGGTGGTCTACCTGGGGCGCCATGGCCAGGGGCGCTTCGGTGACCTGGCGCGCGAGGCGATGCAGCGCGAAGGCATCCAGATGAGCCTGGCGTGCAGTCCTGGCGCCGATACCGGCTTGTGTGTGGTCCTGACCGACGCCAGTGCCGAGCGCACCTTCATTTCCCATATCGGTGCCGAGGGCGAGCTGTCCACCGAGGACCTGGCGCAGGTCCGGGTGGCGGCCGATGATTATGTCTATGTCAGTGGCTACAGCCTGCTGCAGGCGAGCAAGGCCCAGGCTTTGCTCGACTGGTTGCTGGCCCTGCCAAGCGACCTGCCGCTGATGTTCGATCCGGGACCTCTACTGGGCTCGGTGGAACCATCGCTGATAGCGGCCCTGCTGCCTCGGGTGGGTATCTGGAGCAGCAATCGCGCCGAGGCGCTGCAATTCACCGGGTGCCTGGATATCGACAGTGCCTTGGAGCACTTGGCCATGCGCCTGGCACCCGAGGCTTTGCTGGTGCTGCGTGATGGTCCCCGGGGGTGCTGGATCAGCCAGCAGGGGCGACATGCCCTGGTGCCCGGGTTTCAGGTCGAAGCGCTGGACAGCAATGGGGCCGGTGATGCCCACGCTGGGGTCTTTGTCGCGGCCCTCGCGGCGGGCTACGCGCCCCTGGCAGCCGCTCGCCGGGCCAACGCCGCGGCAGCCCTGGCGGTTACCCGCCGGGGGCCGGCCACGGCGCCGGGCACTGCAGAAGTTGAGGCCATGCTGCGGGCTTGCTGA
- a CDS encoding Rho termination factor N-terminal domain-containing protein: MTRGSKAKYTLAQRRKAAAIEASYEERGLPPEEAEARAWATVNKQSGGGERAGGSGRDKNPTDKARARSDSARRAAASRQGHPRNSKASLATQTRDSLLQEARVKNIAGRSRMRKQELIEALCQAG; the protein is encoded by the coding sequence ATGACTCGAGGAAGCAAAGCCAAGTACACCCTGGCCCAGCGGCGCAAGGCGGCGGCCATCGAGGCCAGCTATGAAGAACGCGGCCTGCCCCCGGAGGAGGCCGAAGCCAGGGCCTGGGCCACGGTCAACAAGCAGTCCGGCGGCGGCGAGCGGGCCGGGGGCTCCGGCAGGGACAAGAACCCGACGGACAAGGCCCGGGCCCGCAGCGACTCAGCCCGGCGCGCAGCCGCGAGCCGCCAGGGCCACCCACGTAACAGCAAGGCGTCGCTGGCCACCCAGACCAGGGACAGCCTGCTCCAGGAAGCACGGGTAAAGAACATTGCGGGACGCTCGCGCATGCGCAAGCAGGAATTGATCGAAGCCTTGTGCCAGGCTGGCTAA
- a CDS encoding MFS transporter codes for MSPCTPPSPRVFDPLFGLFCLGSYLLSLSYGSTFLLSLLISSHGGNEHDAGRVISVAMLSTFVAVIASGHLADWLGAARSVACFGSLLVIACLGFALTPGVGPALLCFGLILGLGWGVFYTLGPIIVAMLVAPSQRPRYFALLSGSMMSGIGSAPLLGRLASALGYPLSSSFFLAAAASLLGVLIFWRLAGHLQRRTDHLGTAAARITWTGTLRVLTSRALFPILMVGLGGCVFGGLSSFQTSYGPSRGVDYSLFFIGFMSAAIASRMLIAGIVVKRDPYWAACLLSGLMMVSILLFLSVVDSSASYLLAAMALGIGYGLTYSVINGQAANEAPPGHTSQALLLFSLSYFIGVFGFPWLAGRIIVEAGIQALLLGVLAIATVNWLIALGRLGWSYRLRSRAAQA; via the coding sequence ATGTCCCCCTGCACGCCCCCGTCACCTCGGGTTTTCGACCCGTTGTTCGGGCTGTTCTGCCTGGGCAGCTACCTGCTGTCCCTGTCCTATGGCTCGACCTTCCTCCTCTCGCTGCTGATCAGCAGCCACGGCGGCAACGAGCATGACGCCGGCCGGGTGATTTCCGTGGCGATGCTCAGTACCTTCGTTGCGGTGATCGCCTCCGGGCACCTGGCGGACTGGCTCGGCGCTGCGCGCTCGGTGGCCTGCTTCGGCAGCCTGCTGGTCATCGCCTGCCTGGGCTTCGCCCTGACGCCCGGCGTCGGGCCCGCACTGTTGTGCTTCGGCTTGATCCTTGGCCTGGGTTGGGGAGTGTTCTACACCCTGGGACCGATCATCGTCGCCATGCTGGTCGCCCCCTCGCAGCGCCCACGCTACTTCGCCCTGTTGTCGGGCAGCATGATGAGCGGCATCGGCTCCGCTCCACTGCTCGGGCGCCTGGCCAGTGCCCTGGGATATCCCCTGAGCAGCAGCTTTTTCCTTGCCGCCGCAGCCAGCCTGCTAGGTGTGCTGATCTTCTGGCGACTGGCTGGCCACCTGCAGCGGCGTACCGACCACCTGGGTACCGCAGCGGCACGAATCACCTGGACCGGCACCCTCCGGGTACTGACCTCCAGGGCCCTGTTCCCGATCCTGATGGTGGGCCTGGGAGGTTGCGTGTTCGGCGGCCTGTCGAGCTTCCAGACCAGCTATGGCCCCTCCCGGGGCGTGGACTACTCACTGTTCTTCATTGGTTTCATGAGCGCGGCCATCGCCAGCCGGATGCTGATTGCCGGCATCGTGGTCAAACGCGATCCGTACTGGGCCGCGTGCCTGTTGTCGGGATTGATGATGGTGTCGATCCTGCTGTTCCTGTCGGTGGTGGACAGCAGCGCCAGCTACCTGCTGGCCGCCATGGCACTGGGCATCGGCTATGGCCTGACCTACTCGGTGATCAACGGCCAGGCAGCCAATGAAGCGCCACCGGGCCACACCTCGCAGGCATTGCTGCTGTTCAGCCTGTCCTACTTCATTGGCGTATTCGGCTTCCCGTGGCTGGCCGGACGGATCATCGTCGAAGCCGGAATCCAGGCATTGCTGCTAGGCGTGCTGGCGATCGCCACAGTGAACTGGCTGATCGCGCTTGGCCGCCTGGGCTGGAGCTACCGGCTTCGATCCCGGGCGGCCCAGGCCTGA
- a CDS encoding HD domain-containing protein codes for MTFAPLEPLAASLLPHAFEPHDDGAHDLSHLYRVWSNVRRIAAEEGGDLRLLLAATLLHDCVNVEKSSPLRSQASRLSAQRARQVLADLHWSASDIEAVAHAIAAHSFSAGLTPTTLEARILQDADRLDSLGALGVARTFYVSGRLGRALYDPADPRARQRELDDSRFTLDHFQSKLLHLAEGFQTTTGSKLAQVRHERLERFRRELLEEIGQ; via the coding sequence ATGACTTTCGCGCCCCTGGAACCCTTGGCTGCCAGCCTGCTGCCCCATGCCTTCGAACCCCACGACGACGGCGCCCACGACCTGTCCCACCTGTATCGGGTGTGGAGCAATGTCCGGCGCATCGCCGCAGAGGAAGGCGGCGACCTGCGCCTGCTGCTGGCCGCGACCCTGCTCCATGACTGCGTGAACGTGGAAAAAAGCTCGCCGCTGCGCTCCCAGGCTTCGCGGCTCTCGGCCCAGCGGGCACGGCAGGTCCTGGCCGACTTGCACTGGAGCGCCAGCGATATCGAGGCCGTGGCCCATGCCATCGCCGCCCACAGTTTTTCCGCCGGGCTGACACCGACTACCCTGGAAGCGCGAATCCTCCAGGATGCCGATCGCCTCGACTCCCTGGGCGCGCTCGGCGTGGCTCGCACTTTCTATGTCTCGGGGCGCCTGGGCCGAGCCCTGTACGACCCGGCCGACCCACGGGCCAGACAACGCGAACTGGATGACTCGCGCTTCACCCTGGACCACTTCCAGAGCAAGCTGCTGCACTTGGCCGAAGGCTTCCAGACCACCACTGGCAGCAAACTGGCCCAGGTCCGGCATGAACGCCTTGAACGCTTTCGGCGCGAGTTGCTGGAGGAAATCGGCCAGTAG
- a CDS encoding GNAT family N-acetyltransferase yields the protein MTVEIRPALPSDALQILAFITELADYERARHEVIASVADIERSLFSEGATAHGLMCLRDGVPIGFAVFFFSYSTWLGSNCLYLEDLYITPEQRGGGAGKQLLRHLAQIACDNDCGRFEWSVLEWNEPAIQFYKSLGAQPQEEWVKYRMDGEVLRAFARG from the coding sequence ATGACCGTCGAAATCCGTCCTGCGCTGCCCAGCGATGCCCTGCAGATCCTTGCGTTCATCACCGAACTCGCCGACTACGAGCGAGCCCGTCACGAGGTGATCGCCAGCGTCGCCGATATCGAGCGCAGCCTGTTCAGCGAAGGCGCCACGGCCCATGGCCTGATGTGCCTGCGCGACGGCGTACCGATCGGTTTCGCGGTGTTCTTCTTCAGCTATTCCACCTGGCTGGGCAGCAACTGTCTGTACCTGGAGGATCTCTACATCACCCCCGAGCAGCGTGGCGGAGGGGCCGGCAAGCAACTGTTGCGGCATCTGGCGCAGATCGCCTGCGACAACGATTGCGGGCGTTTCGAGTGGAGTGTGCTGGAGTGGAATGAACCGGCGATCCAGTTCTACAAGTCCCTGGGTGCGCAGCCCCAGGAGGAATGGGTCAAGTACCGCATGGATGGCGAGGTGCTGCGGGCCTTCGCCCGCGGCTGA
- a CDS encoding NAD(P)-dependent alcohol dehydrogenase has translation MYTAIGYAAQSATTPLAPMSFQRRSPRPDDVAIEILYCGVCHSDIHQARNEWGIAVYPLMPGHEIIGRVTAVGSSVSLHKVGDLVGVGCMVDSCRQCEACAANLEQYCLQGPTLTYASPDRIDGSNTMGGYSDSIVVSEHFVVRIPESLDPASAAPILCAGITTYSPLKHYGVKAGDKVGILGMGGLGHMGIKFAKALGAEVTLFTRSASKAEEARQQGADHVIVSTDPAQMQAAAGQFDFLLDTIPVAHDLNPYLDTLRFDGVHILVGLIEPVDPALHAGKLVMGRRVLAGSLIGGIAETQEVLDFCAEHGIRCDIEMLDIRQINQAYERMIKGDVKYRFVIDMATLKA, from the coding sequence ATGTACACCGCCATCGGTTATGCCGCCCAGTCGGCCACCACTCCCCTCGCCCCCATGAGCTTCCAGCGGCGCAGCCCGCGCCCGGACGACGTGGCCATCGAGATCCTCTACTGCGGCGTCTGCCACTCCGATATCCACCAGGCCCGCAACGAATGGGGCATCGCCGTGTACCCGCTGATGCCGGGCCATGAAATCATCGGCCGGGTCACCGCCGTCGGCTCCAGCGTCAGCCTGCACAAGGTCGGCGACCTGGTCGGCGTCGGCTGCATGGTGGACTCCTGCCGCCAGTGCGAGGCCTGCGCCGCCAACCTGGAACAATACTGCCTGCAGGGTCCGACACTGACCTACGCCTCGCCAGACCGGATCGATGGCAGCAACACCATGGGTGGCTATTCCGACAGCATCGTGGTCAGCGAGCATTTCGTGGTGCGCATCCCCGAGTCCCTGGACCCGGCCAGCGCCGCGCCGATCCTCTGCGCCGGCATCACCACCTACTCGCCGCTCAAGCACTACGGCGTCAAGGCCGGGGACAAGGTGGGGATTCTCGGCATGGGCGGCCTGGGCCACATGGGCATCAAGTTCGCCAAGGCCCTGGGGGCCGAAGTGACCTTGTTCACCCGCTCGGCGAGCAAGGCCGAGGAAGCCCGGCAACAAGGCGCGGATCACGTGATCGTGTCCACCGACCCGGCGCAGATGCAGGCCGCGGCCGGGCAGTTCGACTTCCTCCTGGACACCATCCCGGTGGCCCACGACCTCAATCCCTACCTCGACACCCTGCGCTTTGACGGCGTGCACATCCTGGTGGGCCTGATCGAACCGGTGGACCCGGCACTGCACGCCGGCAAGCTGGTAATGGGCCGCCGGGTGCTGGCCGGCTCGTTGATCGGCGGCATCGCCGAAACCCAGGAAGTGCTGGATTTCTGCGCCGAGCACGGCATCCGTTGCGACATCGAGATGCTGGATATCCGCCAGATCAACCAGGCCTACGAGCGCATGATCAAGGGCGACGTGAAATACCGCTTCGTGATCGACATGGCGACCCTCAAGGCCTGA
- a CDS encoding AraC family transcriptional regulator: MLLTRHLDANAPLVALLEPLASREGFAATALPGIQVLRASRDVARGPQIYEPSLMIIVQGSKLAYLGTRTLEYGAGHYLIQALSVPFECETFALPNAPLLGISIGIDRAVLRELVLAMGIGDGPAAAAQTLESMTSVVLDDSMRGCVERLLRCLHDPLECKVMGPARVRELLFAALRGPQAEALRALVEQQGHFARVAASLNHLHQHYTEPLNVETLARCANMSTSAFHEHFKRSTLLSPVQYLKRLRLLKAQQLLLGEGLGVAQVAHRVGYQSTSQFSREYKRYFERSPGDERAA, encoded by the coding sequence ATGTTGTTGACCCGCCATCTGGACGCCAATGCCCCCCTGGTCGCGCTGCTCGAGCCCCTGGCCAGTCGCGAGGGCTTCGCCGCTACTGCCTTGCCCGGGATCCAGGTGCTGCGGGCCAGCCGCGATGTGGCCCGGGGGCCGCAGATCTACGAGCCGAGCCTGATGATCATCGTCCAGGGCAGCAAGCTTGCGTACCTGGGCACTCGGACCCTGGAGTACGGTGCCGGGCATTACCTGATCCAGGCGCTGTCGGTGCCGTTCGAGTGCGAAACCTTCGCCTTGCCCAACGCGCCGCTGCTGGGAATCTCCATCGGTATCGACCGCGCCGTGCTCAGGGAACTGGTGCTGGCCATGGGCATCGGCGATGGACCCGCAGCCGCGGCGCAGACCCTGGAGTCCATGACCTCGGTGGTCCTCGACGACAGCATGCGCGGTTGTGTGGAGCGCTTGTTGCGCTGCCTGCACGATCCCCTGGAGTGCAAGGTCATGGGGCCGGCGCGGGTCCGTGAGCTGCTGTTCGCCGCCTTGCGCGGACCCCAGGCCGAAGCCTTGCGGGCGCTGGTGGAGCAGCAGGGGCATTTCGCCCGGGTCGCCGCCTCGCTCAACCATTTGCACCAGCACTACACCGAGCCGTTGAACGTCGAGACCCTGGCCCGCTGCGCCAATATGAGTACCTCGGCTTTCCATGAGCATTTCAAGCGCAGCACCTTGTTGTCGCCGGTGCAGTACCTCAAGCGCTTGCGGCTGCTCAAGGCCCAGCAATTGCTGCTGGGAGAGGGGTTGGGCGTGGCCCAGGTGGCCCACAGGGTGGGTTACCAGAGCACCTCGCAATTCAGCCGCGAGTACAAGCGTTACTTCGAGCGCAGCCCGGGGGATGAGCGCGCGGCTTGA
- a CDS encoding electron transfer flavoprotein-ubiquinone oxidoreductase, translating into MEREYMEFDVVIVGAGPAGLSAACRLKQKAAEAGKEISVCVVEKGSEVGAHILSGAVFEPRALNELFPDWKELGAPLNTPVTRDDIYVLRNGDVATKVPDFFVPKTMHNEGNYIISLGNLCRWLAQQAENLGVEIYPGFAAQEALIDENGVVRGILTGDMGVDREGHPKDGMYTPGMELRGKYTLFAEGCRGHIGKQLIKRFNLDSDADAQHYGIGLKEIWEIDPAKHQPGLVVHTAGWPLDIMGTENTGGSFLYHLENNQVVVGLIVDLSYSNTYLSPFDEFQRLKHHPVLKQYLEGGKRISYGARAICKGGLNSLPKMVFKGGALIGCDLGTLNFAKIKGSHTAMKSGMLAADAVADALLAGSEGADELNSYVSAFKSSWLHDELFASRNFGPAIHKFGAIVGGGFNWVDQNLFGGKLPFTLHDTKPDYACLKLAKDCVKIDYPKPDGKLSFDKLSSVFISGTNHEEEQPCHLKLTDPSIPLGRNLPLYDEPAQRYCPAGVYEVVTQEDGEKRFQINAQNCVHCKTCDIKDPAQNITWVTPEGSGGPTYPNM; encoded by the coding sequence GTGGAACGCGAATACATGGAATTCGACGTAGTCATCGTCGGTGCCGGCCCCGCAGGCTTGTCCGCCGCTTGCCGCCTGAAGCAGAAGGCTGCAGAAGCAGGCAAGGAAATCAGCGTCTGCGTCGTTGAAAAAGGCTCCGAAGTCGGTGCCCACATCCTTTCCGGCGCCGTGTTCGAACCACGGGCCCTGAACGAACTCTTCCCTGACTGGAAGGAACTGGGCGCCCCGCTCAACACCCCGGTCACCCGCGACGACATCTATGTCCTGCGCAACGGCGACGTCGCCACCAAGGTTCCCGACTTCTTTGTGCCCAAGACCATGCACAACGAAGGCAACTACATCATCTCCCTGGGCAACCTGTGCCGCTGGCTGGCCCAGCAGGCCGAGAACCTGGGCGTGGAGATCTACCCAGGCTTCGCCGCCCAGGAAGCCCTGATCGACGAAAACGGTGTGGTCCGCGGCATCCTCACCGGCGACATGGGCGTGGATCGCGAAGGCCATCCCAAGGACGGCATGTACACCCCGGGCATGGAACTGCGCGGCAAGTACACCCTGTTCGCCGAAGGCTGCCGTGGCCATATCGGCAAGCAGCTGATCAAGCGCTTCAACCTGGACAGCGACGCCGACGCCCAGCACTACGGCATCGGCCTCAAGGAAATCTGGGAAATCGACCCGGCCAAGCACCAACCGGGCCTGGTGGTACACACCGCCGGCTGGCCGCTGGACATCATGGGCACCGAGAACACCGGCGGCTCCTTCCTCTATCACCTGGAGAACAACCAGGTGGTGGTCGGCCTGATTGTCGACCTGTCCTACTCCAACACCTACCTGTCGCCGTTCGATGAATTCCAGCGCCTCAAGCACCACCCGGTACTCAAGCAGTACCTGGAAGGTGGCAAGCGCATCAGCTACGGCGCCCGCGCCATTTGCAAGGGCGGCCTGAACTCGCTGCCGAAGATGGTGTTCAAGGGCGGCGCGCTGATCGGCTGCGACCTGGGCACCCTGAACTTCGCCAAGATCAAGGGCAGCCACACTGCCATGAAGTCCGGCATGCTGGCCGCCGATGCCGTGGCCGATGCGCTGCTGGCCGGTTCCGAAGGCGCCGACGAGCTCAACAGCTACGTCAGCGCATTCAAGTCCAGCTGGCTGCATGACGAGCTGTTCGCCAGCCGTAACTTCGGCCCGGCGATCCACAAGTTCGGCGCCATCGTCGGTGGTGGCTTCAACTGGGTCGACCAAAACCTGTTCGGCGGCAAGCTGCCGTTCACCCTGCACGACACCAAGCCGGACTACGCCTGCCTCAAGCTGGCCAAGGACTGCGTGAAGATCGACTACCCGAAACCCGACGGCAAGCTGAGCTTCGACAAATTGAGCTCGGTGTTCATCTCCGGTACCAACCACGAAGAAGAGCAGCCTTGCCACCTGAAGCTCACCGACCCGAGCATCCCCCTGGGCCGCAACCTGCCGCTGTACGACGAGCCAGCCCAGCGCTACTGCCCGGCCGGCGTGTACGAAGTGGTCACCCAGGAAGACGGCGAGAAGCGCTTCCAGATCAACGCCCAGAACTGCGTGCACTGCAAGACCTGTGACATCAAGGACCCTGCGCAGAACATCACCTGGGTCACCCCGGAAGGCTCCGGCGGCCCGACCTACCCGAACATGTAA
- a CDS encoding electron transfer flavoprotein subunit beta/FixA family protein codes for MKVLVAVKRVVDYNVKVRVKADNSGVDLANVKMSMNPFCEIAVEEAVRLKEKGVATEIVVVSIGPATAQEQLRTALALGADRAILVESAEELTSLAVAKLLKAVVDKEQPQLVILGKQAIDSDNNQTGQMLAALSGYAQGTFASKVEVAGDKVNVTREIDGGLQTVALNLPAIVTTDLRLNEPRYASLPNIMKAKKKPLETLTPDALGVSTASTNKTLKVEAPAARSAGIKVKSVAELVEKLKNEAKVI; via the coding sequence ATGAAGGTTCTTGTAGCTGTCAAACGAGTGGTCGACTATAACGTCAAGGTTCGCGTCAAGGCGGACAACTCCGGCGTCGACCTCGCCAACGTCAAGATGTCGATGAACCCTTTCTGCGAAATCGCAGTGGAAGAAGCCGTACGCCTGAAAGAGAAAGGCGTGGCGACTGAAATCGTCGTCGTCTCCATCGGTCCCGCTACTGCTCAAGAGCAACTGCGTACCGCCCTGGCACTGGGTGCCGATCGCGCGATCCTCGTCGAGTCCGCTGAAGAGTTGACCTCCCTGGCCGTGGCCAAGCTGCTCAAGGCTGTGGTCGACAAGGAACAGCCTCAACTGGTGATCCTGGGCAAACAGGCCATCGATAGCGACAACAACCAGACCGGCCAGATGCTGGCGGCCCTGAGCGGCTACGCCCAAGGCACCTTCGCCTCCAAGGTCGAAGTGGCTGGCGACAAGGTCAATGTCACCCGTGAAATCGACGGCGGCCTGCAGACCGTTGCGCTGAACCTGCCAGCGATCGTCACCACCGACCTGCGTTTGAACGAGCCGCGTTACGCGTCGCTGCCGAACATCATGAAAGCCAAGAAGAAGCCGCTCGAGACGTTGACTCCTGATGCTTTGGGCGTTTCCACCGCCTCCACCAACAAGACCCTGAAAGTCGAAGCGCCGGCTGCACGCAGCGCAGGCATCAAGGTCAAGTCGGTGGCTGAACTGGTCGAGAAACTGAAAAACGAAGCGAAGGTAATCTGA